In Streptomyces sp. NBC_00483, a single window of DNA contains:
- the cpaB gene encoding Flp pilus assembly protein CpaB, with the protein MNSRQRRGVILLVVSALCAIGAFAGVLAVIRDVNSKVAPEVDAYELKQDVSPYKQLTADQFEKVEMPKRWLSDTAVTDLGDIRGKIAVTQLKKGSLLQSDMIVDRPKLEAGQQEIAIMIDAETGVAGKINPGSKVNIYATFKAENDKQRDQSKVIVENAGVIDVGKLTPIDQQGAADSENSTRRQGEAVPITFALGPADAQRVAYAESFATHVRLALVAPGDTEKITPEDRSYTLEGDK; encoded by the coding sequence ATGAATTCACGTCAGCGCCGCGGCGTCATACTCCTGGTCGTCTCGGCCCTGTGCGCCATCGGCGCGTTCGCCGGTGTGCTCGCCGTGATCCGTGACGTGAACTCGAAGGTGGCGCCGGAGGTGGACGCGTACGAGCTGAAACAGGACGTGTCCCCGTACAAGCAGCTCACGGCGGACCAGTTCGAAAAGGTGGAAATGCCGAAGCGGTGGCTGTCGGACACGGCCGTCACCGACCTCGGCGACATCCGCGGCAAGATCGCCGTCACGCAGCTCAAGAAGGGCTCCCTGCTCCAGTCCGACATGATCGTCGACCGCCCGAAGCTGGAGGCGGGACAGCAGGAGATCGCCATCATGATCGACGCGGAGACCGGCGTCGCCGGGAAGATCAACCCCGGCTCGAAGGTCAACATCTACGCCACCTTCAAGGCCGAGAACGACAAGCAGCGCGACCAGTCCAAGGTCATCGTGGAGAACGCCGGGGTGATCGACGTGGGCAAGCTGACCCCGATCGACCAGCAGGGCGCCGCGGACAGCGAGAACTCCACCCGCAGACAGGGCGAGGCCGTCCCGATCACCTTCGCCCTCGGCCCCGCGGACGCCCAACGGGTCGCCTACGCCGAGTCCTTCGCGACCCACGTACGCCTGGCCCTGGTGGCCCCCGGCGACACCGAGAAAATCACCCCGGAGGACCGCTCGTACACCTTGGAGGGCGACAAGTGA
- a CDS encoding chitinase translates to MAHSYRRRSRLGVLLGAFTAAALAVGGLATTSTANAASTTESSTAAVPAHAVTGYWQNFNNGATVQKLADVPDAYDIVAVAFADATTTPGAVDFTLDSAGLGGYTDDAFKADIKAKQAAGKSVVISIGGEKGTIQVSDAASATNFADSVYALMQEYGFDGVDIDLENGLNSTYMSQALKSLAAKAGSGFVLTMAPQTIDMQSTSAEYFKTALAVKDILTVVNMQYYNSGSMLGCDGKVYSQGSVDFLTALACIQLEGGLDPSQVGIGTPASSSAAGSGYVAPSVVNDALDCLTKGTNCGSFKPSKTYPGLRGAMTWSTNWDATSGNAWSSTVGPHVDAM, encoded by the coding sequence ATGGCGCATTCCTATCGCAGACGGTCCCGGCTCGGCGTACTTCTTGGCGCGTTCACGGCGGCGGCGCTCGCCGTGGGCGGTCTCGCCACGACAAGTACGGCAAATGCGGCCAGTACGACCGAAAGCTCCACGGCCGCCGTTCCGGCGCACGCCGTCACCGGCTACTGGCAGAACTTCAACAACGGCGCGACCGTGCAGAAACTCGCCGACGTCCCGGACGCGTACGACATCGTTGCCGTCGCCTTCGCCGACGCCACCACGACGCCCGGCGCCGTCGACTTCACGCTCGACTCGGCGGGCCTCGGCGGCTACACGGACGACGCCTTCAAGGCCGACATCAAGGCCAAGCAGGCGGCCGGGAAGTCCGTGGTCATCTCGATCGGCGGCGAGAAGGGCACCATCCAGGTCAGCGACGCGGCCTCCGCGACCAACTTCGCCGACTCCGTGTACGCGCTCATGCAGGAGTACGGGTTCGACGGGGTCGACATCGACCTGGAGAACGGGCTCAACTCCACCTACATGTCACAGGCGTTGAAGTCGCTGGCCGCCAAGGCGGGCAGCGGGTTCGTGCTCACCATGGCGCCGCAGACCATCGACATGCAGTCGACCTCGGCCGAGTACTTCAAGACGGCGCTCGCGGTCAAGGACATCCTCACCGTCGTCAACATGCAGTACTACAACAGCGGTTCGATGCTGGGCTGCGACGGCAAGGTGTACAGCCAGGGTTCGGTGGACTTCCTGACGGCGCTCGCCTGCATCCAGCTCGAGGGCGGGCTCGACCCCTCGCAGGTCGGCATCGGCACACCGGCCTCGTCGAGCGCGGCGGGCAGCGGCTACGTGGCCCCTTCGGTCGTGAACGACGCCCTCGACTGCCTTACCAAGGGCACCAACTGCGGTTCGTTCAAGCCCTCGAAGACCTACCCGGGCCTGCGCGGCGCGATGACCTGGTCCACCAACTGGGACGCGACCTCCGGCAACGCGTGGTCCTCGACCGTGGGTCCGCACGTCGACGCCATGTGA
- a CDS encoding TadE/TadG family type IV pilus assembly protein translates to MLEFAGFLPFLLVIGMAAIQLGLVGYAANQAGSAARAAARSESLAPGTAQAAADAAASAWLNPEAAGGGGDAVTYTVTVHVPPVIPLFGDGWYLHRTATMPNDRTDAGG, encoded by the coding sequence ATGCTGGAGTTCGCCGGCTTCCTCCCCTTCCTCCTCGTCATCGGCATGGCCGCAATCCAACTCGGCCTCGTCGGCTACGCCGCAAACCAGGCCGGATCCGCCGCCCGCGCAGCGGCCCGGTCCGAATCCCTCGCGCCCGGCACCGCCCAGGCGGCCGCCGACGCCGCGGCGAGCGCCTGGCTGAACCCCGAGGCGGCAGGGGGTGGCGGGGACGCCGTGACGTACACGGTCACCGTCCACGTACCACCGGTCATCCCGCTGTTCGGCGACGGCTGGTACCTCCACCGCACCGCAACCATGCCGAACGACCGCACAGACGCAGGAGGTTGA
- a CDS encoding AAA family ATPase, with translation MTTRILPAVADPETARGLVTLLSQLPDAEPAPPVPDATALLDTLAGLAAESLDELPEVVLVHDRIGPVPALDLIRDLVLRFPAVGVVLLTADAGPALLTAAMDSGARGIVAFPLGYDALAERVHAAASWSAGMRRHLAGGTGTELVPAGGGGRVIAVAGAKGGVGTTVTAVQLALAARASGRTAALLDLDLQSGDVASYLDVQFRRSVADLAAIRDITPRVLQDAAFAHESGVDLLLAPADGERGEDVTDRVARQVIHALRARYDVVVIDCGTQMSSANTTAIELADQTALLVTPDVVAVRAAKRMVRLWDRLQIRKAEETLTVVNRHARSAEIQPTLVERVTGTKTARTSIPAAYKELQAAVDAGRMQDLDNRSSVKQAMWALAAELDLVATPTPPTSGRRARRRGDKGAVTLEFAAMFPLILVVLALMWQCVLYGYTYSLAGNAADEAARAATSAYASGADGQGACEAAGRKNLPGAWQGAAISCPNSGGVVTKATVEVDVPLFFPGVNPGWSVKGEAGAATEAVR, from the coding sequence ATGACCACCCGTATCCTCCCGGCGGTAGCTGACCCGGAAACCGCCAGAGGCCTCGTCACACTCCTCTCCCAGCTCCCCGACGCCGAACCCGCCCCACCCGTCCCCGACGCCACCGCCCTGCTCGACACCCTCGCCGGCCTCGCCGCCGAGTCCCTGGACGAGCTCCCCGAAGTCGTCCTGGTCCACGACCGCATCGGCCCCGTCCCCGCCCTCGACCTCATCCGCGACCTGGTGCTCCGCTTCCCGGCGGTGGGCGTCGTCCTGCTCACCGCCGACGCCGGCCCCGCCCTCCTCACCGCGGCGATGGACAGCGGAGCGCGCGGCATCGTCGCGTTCCCCCTCGGCTACGACGCCCTCGCGGAACGCGTCCACGCGGCGGCCTCCTGGTCGGCGGGCATGCGCCGCCACCTGGCGGGCGGCACGGGAACCGAACTCGTCCCGGCGGGCGGCGGCGGCCGGGTCATCGCGGTGGCAGGCGCGAAGGGCGGCGTAGGAACCACGGTCACCGCGGTCCAACTCGCCCTCGCAGCAAGGGCATCGGGCCGCACGGCCGCCCTCCTGGACCTGGACCTCCAGTCCGGCGACGTGGCCTCCTACCTCGACGTCCAGTTCCGCCGCTCCGTCGCCGACCTCGCCGCGATCCGCGACATCACGCCCCGCGTCCTCCAGGACGCCGCCTTCGCCCACGAGTCCGGCGTCGACCTGCTCCTGGCCCCCGCCGACGGCGAACGCGGCGAGGACGTCACGGACCGCGTGGCCCGCCAGGTGATCCACGCCCTGCGCGCCCGCTACGACGTGGTGGTCATCGACTGCGGTACGCAAATGTCCTCGGCGAACACCACGGCCATAGAACTCGCCGACCAGACGGCCCTCCTGGTCACCCCGGACGTCGTGGCGGTACGCGCGGCGAAGCGCATGGTCCGCCTCTGGGACCGCCTCCAGATCCGCAAGGCGGAGGAGACCCTCACGGTCGTCAACCGGCACGCCCGCTCGGCGGAGATCCAGCCGACGCTGGTGGAACGGGTGACCGGCACAAAGACGGCCCGCACCTCCATCCCGGCCGCGTACAAGGAACTCCAGGCGGCGGTCGACGCGGGCCGCATGCAGGACCTCGACAACCGCTCGTCGGTCAAGCAGGCGATGTGGGCGCTGGCGGCGGAACTCGACCTCGTGGCCACGCCCACACCTCCGACGTCGGGCCGCCGGGCCCGCCGCCGCGGCGACAAGGGCGCGGTGACCCTCGAATTCGCGGCGATGTTCCCACTGATCCTGGTCGTCCTCGCCCTGATGTGGCAGTGCGTCCTGTACGGCTACACGTACTCCCTGGCGGGCAACGCGGCGGACGAGGCGGCGCGGGCGGCGACATCGGCGTATGCCTCCGGCGCCGACGGGCAGGGGGCATGCGAAGCGGCGGGCCGTAAGAACCTTCCGGGGGCCTGGCAAGGTGCTGCAATCAGCTGTCCGAACAGCGGCGGCGTGGTCACGAAGGCCACGGTCGAAGTCGACGTCCCCCTCTTCTTCCCGGGAGTGAACCCGGGCTGGTCGGTGAAGGGCGAGGCGGGAGCGGCGACGGAGGCGGTCCGATGA
- a CDS encoding CpaF family protein: MSLRSRVVATRDPAGGPGTVTPADRDEGLVAVYRTKLLEEIDLAEMSSLQAAERRLRLERVLGHIISREGPVLSSTERTQLIRRVVDEALGLGILEPLLADASITEIMVNGPDSIFVERAGRVEQLPLRFASSEQLMQTIERIVSTVNRRVDESNPMVDARLPTGERVNVIIPPLSLTGATLTIRRFPRAYSMGELLELGSLDEHMLMFLAACVRARFNIIVSGGTGSGKTTLLNALSALIPSHERIITIEDSAELQLQQEHVIRLESRPANVEGKGQITIRDLVRNSLRMRPDRIIVGEVRGGETLDMLQAMSTGHDGSLATVHANTAEDALTRLQTLGSMSEVDVPFEALRDQINSAVDVLIQLTRAADGSRRITEIALLISHGREQFRIASATRFVAQPYVSGATDDEIRRVRGYYEHLPLPRLLADRLYVAGEAVPPAFGVVESVDERNTREATG; encoded by the coding sequence ATGAGCCTACGTTCCCGGGTGGTCGCCACCCGTGACCCGGCCGGAGGCCCCGGCACCGTCACCCCCGCCGACCGCGACGAGGGCCTGGTGGCCGTCTACCGCACCAAGCTCCTGGAGGAGATCGACCTCGCGGAGATGTCGTCGCTCCAGGCCGCCGAACGCCGGCTCCGCCTGGAGCGCGTACTCGGCCACATCATCAGCCGCGAGGGCCCGGTCCTCTCCTCGACGGAGCGCACCCAGCTGATCCGCCGCGTCGTGGACGAGGCCCTCGGCCTCGGCATCCTCGAACCCCTCCTCGCGGACGCCTCGATCACCGAAATCATGGTGAACGGCCCGGACTCGATCTTCGTGGAACGAGCGGGCCGGGTGGAGCAACTCCCGCTCCGCTTCGCCTCGTCCGAGCAGCTCATGCAGACGATCGAACGCATCGTCTCCACGGTGAACCGCCGCGTCGACGAGTCCAACCCGATGGTCGACGCCCGCCTCCCCACCGGCGAACGCGTCAACGTGATCATCCCGCCGCTCTCGCTCACCGGCGCCACGCTCACCATCCGCCGCTTCCCGCGCGCGTACAGCATGGGCGAACTCCTGGAACTCGGCTCGCTCGACGAGCACATGCTGATGTTCCTCGCGGCCTGCGTCCGCGCCCGCTTCAACATCATCGTGAGCGGCGGCACGGGCTCCGGGAAAACGACCCTCCTGAACGCCCTCTCGGCGCTCATCCCGTCCCACGAACGCATCATCACGATCGAGGACTCGGCGGAACTCCAGCTCCAGCAGGAGCACGTGATCCGCCTGGAGTCCCGGCCCGCGAACGTGGAGGGCAAGGGCCAGATCACCATCCGCGACCTGGTCCGCAACAGCCTGCGCATGCGCCCCGACCGCATCATCGTCGGCGAGGTCCGCGGCGGCGAGACGCTCGACATGCTCCAGGCGATGTCGACCGGCCACGACGGCTCGCTCGCCACGGTCCACGCGAACACGGCGGAGGACGCCCTCACCCGGCTCCAGACCCTCGGCTCCATGTCGGAGGTCGACGTCCCCTTCGAGGCGCTGCGCGACCAGATCAACTCGGCGGTGGACGTCCTCATCCAGCTCACGCGCGCCGCCGACGGCTCCCGCCGTATCACCGAGATCGCGCTGCTGATCTCGCACGGCCGCGAACAGTTCCGGATCGCGTCCGCGACCCGCTTCGTCGCGCAGCCCTACGTCTCCGGGGCCACGGACGACGAGATCCGCCGGGTCCGCGGCTACTACGAGCACCTCCCGCTGCCCCGCCTCCTCGCCGACCGGCTCTACGTGGCGGGGGAGGCGGTGCCACCCGCGTTCGGCGTCGTGGAGTCGGTGGACGAACGCAACACGAGGGAGGCGACGGGATGA